A single Solidesulfovibrio sp. DNA region contains:
- a CDS encoding LysM peptidoglycan-binding domain-containing protein, translating to MPIPFARLLPPVAVVALLALPVPARTELPAAPDTGQADAGTYTVQSGDTLGRIARKLGFSPDALVRANALSHPDRLTPGHILRLPVTESPAAAKAAQATSTAAPARPEAGQPAKAEASPSRAEPAQATAASDTAPPRQPAPDATAEAAPSGEATGPTTPKHSAKFRAYDIDRHAAGAYKHPTLGQLRLSQSADGIVLTKDNQNIPMRHLLYAIYDGADATGNVHNFQLVFGADGQVDALRYSTAGTGNVTFDKVKK from the coding sequence ATGCCCATTCCTTTTGCCCGTCTGTTGCCGCCGGTTGCGGTCGTGGCGCTTCTCGCCCTGCCCGTCCCGGCCCGAACCGAGCTTCCGGCCGCTCCCGACACGGGCCAGGCCGACGCCGGGACCTATACCGTGCAAAGCGGCGACACGTTGGGCCGCATCGCCCGCAAGCTCGGCTTTTCGCCGGACGCCCTGGTCCGCGCCAACGCCCTCAGCCATCCCGACCGGTTGACCCCGGGCCATATCCTGCGTCTGCCCGTCACCGAATCGCCGGCGGCGGCCAAGGCCGCGCAAGCAACGTCCACGGCCGCGCCGGCCCGGCCCGAGGCCGGCCAACCGGCCAAGGCCGAGGCCAGCCCGTCACGCGCCGAACCGGCCCAGGCCACGGCCGCGTCCGACACCGCGCCGCCGCGCCAACCCGCCCCGGACGCCACGGCCGAGGCCGCCCCTTCCGGCGAGGCGACCGGCCCAACCACCCCGAAACACTCCGCGAAATTCCGGGCCTATGATATCGACCGGCATGCCGCCGGTGCCTACAAACACCCGACCCTGGGCCAGTTGCGCCTGAGCCAGAGCGCGGACGGCATCGTCCTGACCAAGGACAACCAGAACATTCCCATGCGGCATCTGCTGTACGCGATCTACGACGGCGCCGACGCGACGGGCAATGTCCACAACTTCCAGTTGGTGTTCGGCGCCGACGGCCAGGTGGACGCGTTGCGGTATTCGACCGCCGGGACGGGCAACGTCACCTTCGACAAGGTCAAAAAGTAG
- a CDS encoding HDOD domain-containing protein, protein MSRIPLSQARPGMVLAESAESPDGKYGLSAGLALAEAHLRVLRGWRIREIEVVAALEAAPALDEKAPDAAVLERFAHLPPKEPVVAALLRLALARAAEQPAPARCRIPANRPLPPEAALSPERILANDPVLVSLPEVFMRIREVLSDPDSTVEEAAAVIGKDPSLTAKILKLVNSAFYARTMRVSGSLPPGPVDSLNRAVMLLGLNQLSTLAMGVSVLPLFKDIPPECVDMRQFWRHSVGVALVAKLLAMRQGDPNPERFFVAGLLHDIGRLVLYKQLPEVAGATLSLALSTGRPLDDVERELLGYDHARLGGMLLRKWRFPESLEQAVWRHHDPMSGEAPQEAALIGVADMVTVATLCDGGGERSVPRFVPEAWRLADLGASELPAIVAAAETHLDIVCAMFA, encoded by the coding sequence ATGTCGAGGATACCTCTGTCCCAGGCGCGGCCGGGCATGGTGCTGGCCGAGAGCGCCGAAAGCCCGGACGGCAAGTATGGGCTTTCGGCCGGGTTGGCCTTGGCCGAAGCCCACCTGCGGGTCCTGCGCGGCTGGCGCATACGCGAAATCGAGGTCGTCGCCGCTTTGGAAGCAGCCCCGGCGCTGGACGAAAAGGCCCCCGACGCCGCCGTGCTGGAACGTTTCGCCCACCTGCCCCCAAAGGAACCCGTCGTGGCCGCCCTGCTGCGGCTGGCCCTGGCCAGGGCCGCCGAACAGCCCGCCCCGGCACGCTGCCGCATCCCGGCCAACCGCCCCTTGCCGCCCGAGGCGGCCCTTTCGCCCGAGCGCATCCTGGCCAACGACCCGGTGCTGGTCTCGCTGCCCGAAGTCTTCATGCGCATCCGCGAGGTGTTAAGCGACCCGGATTCCACGGTGGAGGAGGCGGCGGCGGTCATCGGCAAGGACCCGAGCCTGACGGCCAAGATTTTAAAACTCGTCAACAGCGCCTTCTACGCCCGCACCATGCGCGTGTCCGGCAGCCTGCCGCCGGGCCCCGTGGATTCCTTGAACCGCGCGGTCATGCTCCTGGGCCTCAACCAGCTGTCCACCCTGGCCATGGGCGTGTCCGTGCTGCCCCTTTTCAAGGACATCCCGCCCGAATGCGTGGACATGCGCCAGTTCTGGCGCCACAGCGTGGGCGTGGCGCTGGTGGCCAAGCTGTTGGCCATGCGCCAGGGCGACCCGAACCCCGAGCGGTTTTTCGTGGCCGGGCTGCTCCACGACATCGGCCGGCTGGTGCTCTACAAGCAGTTGCCGGAAGTCGCCGGCGCCACGCTGTCCCTGGCCCTGTCCACGGGCCGGCCGCTCGACGACGTGGAACGGGAGCTCCTCGGCTACGACCATGCCCGGCTCGGCGGCATGCTGCTGCGCAAATGGCGCTTTCCCGAAAGCCTGGAACAGGCCGTATGGCGCCACCATGACCCCATGTCCGGCGAGGCGCCCCAGGAGGCGGCCCTCATCGGCGTGGCCGACATGGTGACCGTGGCCACCCTGTGCGACGGCGGCGGCGAGCGGAGCGTGCCGCGTTTCGTGCCGGAAGCCTGGCGCCTGGCCGACCTGGGCGCCTCGGAGCTGCCCGCCATCGTGGCCGCGGCCGAGACGCACCTCGACATCGTGTGCGCCATGTTCGCCTGA
- a CDS encoding bifunctional sulfate adenylyltransferase/adenylylsulfate kinase — protein sequence MDTCATPLLASPQRVAELKVESLSQASAQLGPRQLCELEMLLSGAFSPLAGYMGREDFESVLAGMRLADGRPWPMPVALDVPEALAKRLGPGDKLALRDQEGFMLAVLTVSEVWPSAPAREAAALYGLADIDRHPEARAYAGKAPFWHVGGAIEGVSLPLHADFPELRRTPAEVRAVFRQRGWRKVLGCQPRAFPHNRQRAVLRKAAAAIEGSILLVREAGDAISGGALHFAGVRCARLFAEAFPPNMLLVNLLPLCSRQAGPRQALFEALVQKNHGCTHTLVGLDHADPLDADGAPLYAPGQAQRLVADFEAETGIVMVPETAMDYVEEKAQFVPRSAVAPGMTVRDLPPAELKRRLEFDLDIPEWFTPPAVAAELRAVYPPRSRQGLTLFMTGLSGAGKSTLARLLFVKFMELRTRPVTLLDGDIVRRHLSSELTFSKEHRNLNISRIGYVASEITKNGGIAICAPIAPYESSRAEARALVRPYGGFVEIHVSTPLAVCEQRDRKGLYAKARAGIVKGVTGIDDPYEVPAHPEISLDTAKLTPGEAVQEVLLYLEREGYLG from the coding sequence ATGGATACCTGCGCTACCCCGCTTCTCGCGTCGCCGCAACGCGTGGCCGAACTCAAGGTCGAATCCCTGTCCCAGGCCTCGGCGCAGCTTGGCCCGCGCCAGCTGTGCGAACTGGAGATGCTGCTTTCCGGCGCCTTTTCTCCGCTGGCCGGCTACATGGGCCGCGAGGACTTCGAATCGGTCCTGGCCGGCATGCGCCTGGCCGACGGCCGGCCCTGGCCCATGCCGGTCGCCCTCGACGTGCCCGAGGCCCTGGCCAAGCGCCTCGGCCCCGGGGACAAGCTGGCCCTGCGCGACCAGGAAGGCTTCATGCTGGCGGTTTTGACCGTGTCCGAAGTCTGGCCGTCCGCTCCGGCCCGCGAGGCGGCGGCGCTGTACGGCCTGGCCGATATCGACCGCCATCCCGAAGCCCGGGCCTACGCCGGCAAGGCCCCGTTCTGGCATGTCGGCGGCGCGATCGAGGGCGTCTCCCTGCCGCTGCACGCCGATTTCCCGGAACTGCGCCGCACCCCGGCCGAGGTCAGAGCCGTTTTTCGGCAACGCGGCTGGCGCAAGGTGCTCGGCTGCCAGCCCCGGGCCTTCCCCCACAACCGCCAGCGCGCCGTGCTGCGCAAGGCCGCCGCCGCCATCGAAGGCAGCATCCTGCTCGTGCGGGAAGCCGGCGACGCCATCAGCGGCGGCGCCCTCCATTTCGCCGGCGTGCGCTGCGCCAGGCTTTTCGCCGAGGCCTTTCCCCCCAACATGCTGCTCGTCAACCTGCTGCCCCTGTGCTCCCGGCAGGCCGGGCCGCGCCAGGCCCTGTTCGAGGCCCTGGTCCAGAAAAACCACGGCTGCACCCATACGCTCGTCGGCCTCGACCACGCCGACCCCCTGGACGCGGACGGCGCGCCGCTGTACGCGCCCGGCCAGGCGCAACGGCTGGTGGCCGATTTCGAGGCCGAAACCGGCATTGTCATGGTCCCGGAAACCGCCATGGACTATGTGGAGGAAAAGGCCCAGTTCGTGCCGCGATCGGCTGTCGCCCCGGGCATGACGGTCCGGGACCTGCCGCCGGCGGAACTCAAGCGGCGCCTGGAATTCGACCTGGACATCCCGGAATGGTTCACCCCGCCGGCCGTTGCCGCCGAACTGCGCGCCGTCTATCCGCCGCGCTCCCGCCAGGGCCTGACCCTCTTCATGACCGGCCTGTCCGGCGCCGGCAAATCCACCCTGGCTCGGCTCCTGTTCGTCAAGTTCATGGAACTGCGCACCCGGCCGGTCACCCTGCTCGACGGCGACATCGTGCGCCGCCACCTCTCCAGCGAGCTGACCTTCTCCAAGGAACACCGCAACCTCAACATCTCGCGCATCGGCTACGTGGCCAGCGAAATCACCAAAAACGGCGGCATCGCCATCTGCGCGCCCATCGCGCCCTACGAGAGCTCCCGGGCCGAAGCCCGCGCCCTGGTGCGCCCCTACGGCGGTTTCGTCGAAATCCACGTGTCGACGCCCCTGGCCGTGTGCGAACAGCGCGACCGCAAGGGCCTCTACGCCAAGGCCCGGGCCGGCATCGTCAAGGGCGTCACCGGCATCGACGACCCCTACGAAGTCCCCGCGCACCCGGAAATCAGCCTGGATACCGCCAAGCTCACCCCCGGCGAAGCCGTCCAGGAAGTGCTTCTCTACCTCGAACGCGAAGGCTATCTGGGCTGA
- a CDS encoding NADH-quinone oxidoreductase subunit M, producing MRQMPWLTLLVFWPLLAAAAMPLLRRSLEGCRRFALAAVLVELAMAGLVVLLFAAGRPDLPVVEDAAWIPALGIRYTLSCDGLSLVFVVLTAGIGLCCMLASRRDDQARPALYHALILASLATVQGVFLATDLFLFALFWEAQLIPVFFLIGIFGHGERMRVAIKFFLFSAVGGLLMFLAVIALGLYAADLPDGPSFALYDLTRLSLPLATARWLFAAFVLSFAIKIPLVPVHMWLPDAHTEAPTAGSLILAGLLLKTGGYALIRFALPLFPEAAVAFAPVLTVLGLVGLFYASVVALAQEDVKRLIAYSSIGHMGLAVAAIVSGSRLALGGAVVMMVSHALTSGGLFAQAGMIGERLGSRRFAVLGGLWNKAPGFGAAFLYCILAAAALPGLSGFVGEAMMVFGLFRVDTVAGGFAVAGMAATLVYLLRLAKDTLFGPARCDLPFPDLDARETALLVILVLAIAWLGLFPGPVLRLTAGPLDAIAGQVWPALHAATGP from the coding sequence ATGCGGCAGATGCCCTGGCTGACCCTGCTCGTCTTCTGGCCCCTGCTTGCGGCAGCGGCCATGCCCTTGCTGCGGCGATCCCTCGAGGGCTGCCGCCGCTTCGCCCTGGCCGCCGTCCTGGTCGAGCTGGCTATGGCCGGGCTGGTGGTCCTGCTCTTCGCCGCCGGCCGGCCCGATCTGCCCGTGGTCGAGGACGCGGCCTGGATACCGGCGCTCGGCATCCGCTACACCCTGTCCTGCGATGGCCTCAGCCTCGTGTTCGTGGTGCTGACGGCAGGCATCGGCCTGTGCTGCATGCTGGCCTCGCGCCGTGACGACCAGGCCCGGCCGGCGCTCTACCATGCCCTCATCCTGGCCTCCCTGGCCACGGTCCAGGGGGTGTTCCTGGCCACGGACCTGTTTCTCTTCGCGCTTTTTTGGGAAGCCCAGCTCATCCCGGTCTTTTTCCTCATCGGCATCTTCGGCCACGGCGAGCGGATGCGGGTGGCCATCAAGTTCTTCCTGTTTTCCGCCGTGGGCGGCCTGCTCATGTTCCTGGCCGTCATCGCCCTGGGGCTTTATGCCGCCGATCTGCCCGACGGGCCGAGCTTCGCCCTCTACGACCTCACGCGCCTGTCCCTGCCCCTTGCCACGGCCCGGTGGCTCTTTGCCGCCTTCGTCCTGTCGTTCGCCATCAAGATTCCGCTGGTGCCGGTCCACATGTGGCTGCCCGACGCCCACACCGAGGCGCCCACGGCCGGCAGCCTCATCCTGGCCGGCCTGCTGCTTAAAACCGGCGGCTATGCCCTGATCCGCTTCGCCCTGCCGCTTTTTCCCGAGGCGGCCGTGGCCTTCGCCCCGGTGCTGACGGTCCTTGGCCTTGTCGGCCTGTTCTACGCCTCGGTGGTTGCCCTGGCCCAGGAGGACGTGAAGCGGCTGATCGCCTATTCGAGCATCGGCCACATGGGCCTGGCCGTGGCGGCCATCGTCTCGGGCTCGCGCCTGGCCCTTGGCGGCGCGGTGGTGATGATGGTCAGCCACGCCCTGACCTCGGGCGGCCTTTTTGCCCAGGCCGGCATGATCGGCGAGCGCCTGGGCAGCCGGCGCTTCGCCGTGCTGGGCGGGCTCTGGAACAAGGCCCCGGGCTTTGGAGCGGCGTTTCTGTATTGCATCCTGGCCGCCGCCGCCCTGCCCGGGCTGTCCGGGTTCGTGGGCGAGGCCATGATGGTTTTCGGGCTGTTTCGGGTCGACACCGTGGCCGGCGGCTTCGCCGTGGCCGGCATGGCCGCCACGCTGGTCTACCTGCTGCGCCTGGCCAAGGACACGCTTTTCGGCCCGGCCCGCTGCGACCTGCCCTTCCCGGACCTCGACGCCCGGGAAACGGCCCTGCTCGTCATCCTGGTCCTGGCCATCGCCTGGCTCGGACTGTTCCCCGGCCCGGTGCTGCGCCTGACCGCCGGCCCCCTGGACGCCATCGCCGGCCAGGTCTGGCCGGCTCTGCACGCCGCAACCGGCCCGTAA
- a CDS encoding Rossmann fold nucleotide-binding protein translates to MIASPLLTGDGQLVTMGDVHFNEELAAPQAFGLMRFSRTSDILRGLVRDLSARAAREGLALTDLMDISGRSGHSRIGLDVRLTGEAPMVSDTDRTVEVAVALTALNAALGESLADLRGLCTDGGVDFGRLFIPRGPFLTREEIVAAMERGWLLLPQRHRLAEDGVVEIPLEDVRYVLSSRLLGVGRNFAEMVVKGKHGLTIFQSPSPAGLPRRMEPKEFLVGAVRIALGPYVAFIERETSHPDVFHLASRLLDGIRTTGLATPRQVELYNGGEAAVETSGLAVRLRLYPADAALAKVAQRVLAPSRAKEVLAAGVDFAHLTEIFTPEVNAVLFDEITAAPGQGGSYGRIFMPGRMISIPWEQEEGEWLQEFQWRLVYEYARGNIAEGVLAGEEIPKRARPFLDVLKYVGGEQNLSKVFVSDALPPVDTLRVLKRNGIGVVVARGMGCAVGEVCRLPHFRMDQTLYEELVRLEGEGMRFYLLLEIDGARQVREFYRGLWVTRPGKELLPRVHTTMAMFGSSVDVLEPVLTGPIVDFLRRLRDHPRLGEGFGVAHGSGPGVMRIVDDAAAALGIYRIGVGINAEEIGQHTNFAPEAVAQFTNLALNTRQDILDRRSLFKVFNLGGFGTCYEINMALTFMKIGQCLPAPYIFVDPVGLGPGGQPFWRETLDQFRTLSSDLSGGGHRLGALGPRWIVDCCHEVAGYEEGYAVIAAFLDDPAAYWRARAIPLEKVRAARQNLRAAGMPIAPYIDEALEGE, encoded by the coding sequence ATGATCGCATCCCCGCTTCTCACCGGCGACGGCCAGCTCGTGACCATGGGCGACGTGCATTTCAACGAGGAACTGGCCGCGCCCCAGGCCTTCGGGCTCATGCGCTTTTCCCGCACCAGCGACATCCTGCGGGGGCTCGTGCGCGACTTAAGCGCCCGGGCCGCCCGGGAAGGCCTGGCCCTGACCGACCTGATGGACATAAGCGGCCGCAGCGGCCATTCCCGCATCGGCCTGGACGTGCGCCTGACCGGCGAGGCGCCGATGGTTTCCGACACCGACCGCACCGTGGAGGTCGCGGTGGCGCTGACGGCGCTCAACGCCGCCCTGGGCGAGTCCCTGGCCGACCTGCGCGGGCTCTGCACCGACGGGGGCGTGGATTTCGGGCGGCTGTTCATTCCGCGCGGGCCGTTTCTCACCCGGGAGGAGATCGTGGCCGCCATGGAGCGGGGCTGGCTCCTGTTGCCGCAGCGCCACCGCCTCGCCGAGGACGGCGTGGTGGAAATCCCCCTGGAGGACGTGCGCTACGTCCTGTCCTCGCGGCTGTTGGGCGTGGGCCGCAATTTCGCCGAGATGGTGGTCAAGGGCAAGCACGGGCTGACCATCTTCCAGAGCCCGTCGCCGGCCGGACTGCCGCGGCGCATGGAGCCCAAGGAGTTCCTGGTCGGGGCGGTGCGCATCGCCCTGGGGCCCTATGTGGCGTTCATCGAACGCGAAACCTCCCATCCGGACGTCTTCCACCTGGCCTCGCGGCTGCTGGACGGCATCCGGACCACGGGCCTGGCCACGCCGCGCCAGGTGGAGCTCTACAACGGCGGCGAGGCGGCCGTGGAGACGTCGGGGCTGGCCGTGCGCCTGCGCCTCTATCCGGCCGACGCCGCCCTGGCCAAGGTGGCCCAGCGGGTGCTCGCGCCGTCGCGGGCCAAGGAGGTGCTGGCCGCCGGCGTCGATTTCGCCCATTTGACCGAGATTTTCACGCCCGAGGTCAACGCGGTGCTTTTCGACGAGATCACGGCCGCCCCGGGCCAGGGCGGCAGCTACGGCCGCATCTTCATGCCCGGCCGGATGATCTCCATCCCCTGGGAGCAGGAGGAAGGGGAGTGGCTGCAGGAGTTCCAGTGGCGGCTGGTCTACGAATACGCCCGGGGCAACATCGCGGAGGGGGTGCTGGCCGGCGAGGAGATCCCCAAGCGGGCGCGGCCGTTCCTGGACGTGCTCAAGTACGTGGGCGGCGAGCAGAACCTGTCGAAGGTGTTCGTGTCCGACGCCCTGCCGCCGGTGGATACCCTGCGGGTGCTCAAGCGCAACGGCATCGGCGTGGTGGTGGCCCGGGGCATGGGCTGCGCCGTGGGCGAGGTCTGCCGGCTGCCGCACTTCCGCATGGACCAGACGCTCTACGAGGAGCTGGTGCGCCTGGAGGGCGAGGGCATGCGCTTCTACCTGCTCCTGGAAATCGACGGCGCGAGGCAGGTGCGGGAATTCTACCGGGGGCTTTGGGTGACCCGGCCGGGCAAGGAGCTTCTGCCGCGCGTGCACACCACCATGGCCATGTTCGGCTCCTCGGTGGACGTGCTGGAGCCGGTGCTGACGGGGCCGATCGTCGATTTCCTGCGCCGGCTGCGCGACCATCCGCGCCTGGGCGAGGGCTTCGGCGTGGCCCACGGCTCGGGGCCGGGGGTCATGCGCATCGTGGACGACGCGGCCGCCGCCCTGGGCATCTACCGGATCGGGGTGGGCATCAACGCCGAGGAGATCGGCCAGCACACCAATTTCGCGCCCGAGGCCGTGGCCCAGTTCACCAACTTGGCGCTGAACACCCGCCAGGACATCCTGGACCGGCGGTCGCTGTTCAAGGTCTTCAACCTGGGCGGTTTCGGCACCTGCTACGAGATCAACATGGCGCTGACCTTCATGAAGATCGGCCAGTGCCTGCCGGCGCCCTACATCTTCGTCGACCCGGTGGGCCTGGGGCCGGGCGGCCAGCCCTTCTGGCGGGAGACCCTCGACCAGTTCCGCACGCTTTCGAGCGACCTTTCCGGCGGGGGCCATCGGCTGGGCGCGCTGGGGCCGCGCTGGATCGTGGACTGCTGCCACGAGGTGGCCGGCTACGAGGAAGGCTACGCGGTCATCGCCGCCTTTCTCGACGACCCGGCGGCCTACTGGCGCGCCCGGGCCATCCCCCTGGAGAAGGTCCGCGCCGCCAGGCAGAACCTGCGCGCCGCCGGCATGCCCATCGCGCCCTACATCGACGAGGCCCTGGAAGGCGAGTAG
- a CDS encoding methyltransferase domain-containing protein, translating to MHERLLDWLVCPGCLPEERRLGISGQRREGADIVSGRLTCPGCGAAYAVEDGLADLTPPGLAVPAPQARYDGERLAASYLWSHFADLWNDPEATAASASFAALGDGARGPGLDAGCAVGRCTLELAARVGFAVGVDLSRQFVALARRIVREGGLAFFAPLQGLRTTECSFALPGRLRRGGVEFLRADAMALPFRREVFGVAVSLNLVDKLPAPRRHLRECQRVCAAPATLVVADPFSWSPDVAPPEAWLGGTPETGDSAAATAAFLAETPGWSARPGGNVAWSLRDHKNRYERITSEIVLARRAAAACRLP from the coding sequence ATGCACGAACGGCTGTTGGACTGGCTGGTTTGCCCGGGTTGCCTGCCCGAGGAACGGCGGCTTGGGATTTCGGGGCAACGCCGGGAGGGTGCGGATATCGTCTCGGGCCGGCTGACCTGCCCGGGCTGCGGCGCGGCCTATGCCGTCGAGGACGGCCTGGCCGACCTGACGCCGCCGGGGCTGGCCGTGCCCGCCCCGCAGGCCCGCTACGACGGCGAACGCCTGGCCGCCTCGTATCTGTGGAGCCATTTCGCCGATTTGTGGAACGACCCCGAGGCCACGGCCGCCTCCGCGAGTTTCGCCGCCCTGGGCGACGGGGCGCGGGGGCCGGGGCTCGACGCCGGCTGCGCCGTGGGCCGTTGTACCCTGGAGCTGGCCGCGCGCGTCGGGTTTGCCGTTGGCGTGGATCTGTCGCGCCAATTCGTGGCCCTGGCCCGGCGCATCGTCCGGGAGGGCGGGCTGGCCTTCTTCGCGCCGCTGCAAGGCCTGCGCACCACGGAATGCTCCTTCGCCCTGCCGGGGCGGCTGCGCCGGGGCGGGGTGGAATTCCTGCGCGCCGACGCCATGGCCCTGCCGTTTCGACGGGAGGTGTTCGGCGTCGCGGTTTCGCTCAACCTCGTGGACAAGCTGCCCGCGCCGCGCCGGCACTTGCGGGAGTGTCAGCGGGTCTGCGCTGCGCCGGCCACGCTGGTCGTGGCCGATCCGTTCTCCTGGTCGCCGGACGTCGCCCCGCCCGAGGCCTGGCTCGGCGGCACGCCGGAAACCGGCGACAGCGCGGCCGCGACCGCGGCCTTTCTGGCCGAAACGCCCGGCTGGTCGGCCCGGCCCGGCGGCAACGTGGCCTGGAGCCTCCGGGACCACAAGAACCGCTACGAACGCATCACGAGCGAAATCGTCCTGGCCCGCCGGGCCGCCGCCGCGTGTCGGCTCCCTTGA
- a CDS encoding NADH-quinone oxidoreductase subunit N yields MPADITDLFPHLALAIGGLVALSAAWLPGAAARKALPVVAAVFALLPGLWAIGAGADGSGMTRFFAALLSAITLAVTGLLARYADRRNFAGDALYGLLLWSALGMLLLAEATDWIMLLIGLELASLCLYALVASRVADGLGAEAALKYFLPGAVGLAVLAFGISLLYAGGGSLDITDSLAAGGPLVAAGLALALVGLGFKLSLAPVHLWTPDVYQGAPAPVAAFLSTGSKAAVAAALLHVCADASPEAMDVLAPALTVAAALTMAVGNIGALAQQNLKRLLAFSSIGQMGYIAMAALAVNDGGGEAALFYLVAYALMDLGAFGAVGALSGEGADRDAIASYRGLGYVYPWRAGALCACLLSLAGLPPTAGFIGKFLVFGAALRAGYTGLAVFGILMAVVGIFYALRVVATLYMREGIEAHPTVPGPAGWAAALALGGVSVGVVALGLCPGPLLAAIGKMVGG; encoded by the coding sequence ATGCCCGCCGATATAACCGACCTCTTTCCCCATCTCGCCCTGGCCATCGGCGGCCTGGTCGCCCTGAGCGCGGCCTGGCTGCCGGGCGCCGCGGCCCGCAAGGCCCTGCCCGTGGTCGCCGCCGTCTTCGCCCTGCTGCCCGGGTTGTGGGCCATCGGGGCCGGCGCCGACGGGAGCGGCATGACCCGCTTTTTCGCCGCGCTGCTCAGTGCCATCACCCTGGCCGTGACGGGCCTGCTCGCCCGCTACGCCGACCGGCGTAATTTCGCCGGCGACGCCCTTTACGGCCTGCTGCTCTGGTCGGCCCTGGGCATGCTGCTTCTGGCCGAGGCCACCGACTGGATCATGCTGCTCATTGGCCTGGAACTGGCCTCGCTGTGCCTCTATGCCCTGGTCGCCAGCCGCGTGGCCGACGGGCTCGGGGCCGAGGCGGCGCTCAAGTACTTCCTGCCCGGGGCCGTGGGCCTGGCCGTGCTGGCCTTCGGCATAAGCCTTCTCTACGCCGGCGGCGGCAGCCTCGACATCACCGATTCCCTGGCCGCCGGCGGCCCGCTCGTCGCCGCCGGGTTGGCCCTGGCCCTGGTGGGGCTGGGGTTCAAGCTGTCGCTCGCCCCGGTGCATCTGTGGACCCCGGACGTCTACCAGGGCGCACCGGCGCCGGTGGCGGCGTTTTTGTCCACCGGCTCCAAGGCGGCCGTGGCCGCCGCCCTGCTCCACGTTTGCGCCGACGCCTCCCCCGAGGCCATGGACGTGCTGGCCCCGGCCCTGACCGTGGCCGCCGCCCTGACCATGGCCGTGGGCAACATCGGCGCCCTGGCCCAGCAAAACCTCAAGCGGCTGCTGGCCTTTTCCTCCATCGGTCAGATGGGCTACATCGCGATGGCGGCGCTGGCCGTCAACGACGGCGGCGGCGAGGCGGCGCTTTTTTACCTCGTCGCCTACGCGCTCATGGACCTCGGCGCCTTCGGGGCGGTGGGCGCGCTGTCGGGCGAGGGCGCCGACCGCGACGCCATCGCATCCTACCGGGGCCTGGGCTACGTTTATCCCTGGCGGGCCGGGGCGCTGTGCGCCTGCCTGCTTTCCCTGGCCGGCCTGCCGCCCACGGCCGGGTTCATCGGCAAGTTCCTGGTCTTCGGCGCGGCGCTGCGGGCCGGCTACACCGGCCTGGCCGTCTTCGGCATCCTCATGGCCGTGGTCGGCATCTTCTACGCCCTGCGCGTGGTGGCCACGCTCTACATGCGCGAGGGCATCGAGGCCCATCCGACCGTGCCCGGCCCGGCCGGATGGGCGGCCGCCCTGGCCCTTGGGGGCGTATCCGTCGGCGTCGTGGCCCTGGGCCTGTGCCCAGGGCCGCTTCTGGCCGCCATCGGCAAGATGGTCGGGGGCTAA